A window of Benincasa hispida cultivar B227 chromosome 9, ASM972705v1, whole genome shotgun sequence genomic DNA:
GCCTTGGTGGTGTGTCTTCTTGTCCTTTAAACCCCAAGACCAGTTCAACTCCTAGTTGAAGCAGTTGAATGTTATCAAACTGGCCAATAAAGTTTCAATTTCTCATTAAGTATGATGATTCTGAGCAACTAAATACAGAGTTTCAGAACTAGTTTTTTCTTAGTTCTATTCGTAGTATGAAGAGGGACTGTAACCATACCAATTTCTCCAAACATTCCAACACTTTTTGATTGAATAGCTATTATTGACTTCAGATGTGGTGGGCTCAGTGGTTTCCTTGGTTGTTTTTGTGGTGATTGCCATATGTGCTTTTAAGTTTGCCAAGAAAGCTGCACCAGGTGTTGTAAGGGAGTTGAGGAACATAACTGCACCTCCTATGACTGGTCCTCCTATAACTGCGCCATATAGACCTGCGCCTCCTAGACCTGCTTCTCCTCCACCTGAACTTAGCATGGCTTCTGCAGCTATTTGGCGAGTCGATGCACCAACAATGGAGAAATTCTTCCGCAAGATTGCCGAAGAAAAGCCAGTCAGATTCACTGCTGACCAACTTTATaccttcacaagcaactactCGACACGGCTTGGATCTGGAGGTTTTGGTGAGGTTTACAAAGGAAAGTTCCCAAATGGGGTGAATGTTGCAGTGAAGGTTTTGAAGAGAAGCTCAGACAAAAGGGCTGAAGAGCAATTCATGGCTGAGGTAGGATCAATTTGCAGGACTTATCACATTAATTTGGTCAGGCTGTATGGTTTTTGCTATGACCATTTCATGAGTGCACTTGTTTTTGAATACTTAGAAAATGGATCTCTGGACAAGTACTTGTTtggcaaaagaaaagaaattgaatGGAGAAAATTACATGATATAGCAATTGGAACAGCCAGAGGTCTTGCTTATCTTCATGAGGAATGCCAACAGAGAATCATTCACTATGATATTAAACCTGCAAACATTCTTCTAGATGCCAACTTCTTCCCCAAAGTTGGTGATTTTGGGCTTGCCAAGCTCTGCAATAGGGACAATACACACATCTCGTTCAGCGGCTATCGAGGCACTCCTGGTTACTCGGCGCCCGAATTTCTGTTGATTAACTATCCAATAACGCACAAGTGCGATGTGTATAGCTTCGGAATGGTGTTGTTTGAGATCATCGGAAGAAAGAGCAATGCTGACACAACTGTTTCTGGGAATCCTGATTGGTTCCCACAACATGTGTGGGATGCTTATGAATATGGTAAGTTAGAAGAACTGATTGTTGGTTGTGGCATTGGAGAGGAAGATAAGGAGACGGCGAACCGAGCGTGTGAGGTGGCTTTCTGGTGCGTGCAGGACTCCCCTGACGGGCGACCGCCAATGAGTGCAGTGGTGAAGATGTTGGAGGGAGGAGTTGAGATAATGCCACCAGCAAAGCCATTTCAATATTTGAATCCAATGAGAATGGGGAATAATTCAACGAGTTCACAACAAACAAGCAGTACGAGTTCAGATTCTTCGACGAGCAGAGATACAAATTCTCAATGGTATAGGAAGACTACAACAATCATGAGAAAATACGAAATACAAATGGCTAGCTCTTGATTTATTGGTAAGAAAAACTTGTATAATATCGTAGAAAAGTCTTCATCTGTTTACAAATCTATTATTGTTGTTAAATGAAAggtcattttttgtttttttacagAATAGAAAAAGTTGAAATATGGGTCTAATGTAAGCTTTTGCTACTCTTATTTTGATTTGGAATCCTGATTTTAATTGGGAACCCACCATCAAATAGAATAAAGTTTTGGTGAAgttaaaccctaaaccctaaatttgGTTGGtgatttgaaaacaaaaatttgagaaaaagagaTTTATGAAAAATATCAGGGACCGTTTGGGGCGCGGAGATGATATAAGATGTGGGAAATTATGATGTCTGGAGAGTTCTGATGTCTGGGGAGTTTTGATCGAGtatgaacgatcgagtatggatctaaagtactctaattaggttaattataaAGATAAGCATGCAAATTAAGCAAATAAGAGGCAAAAAGAATACAATCTTTGTAGACTTTGAAGCTTCTCCAAATCCGCTTCAATCGCCTCATGAACGgtttgtagaccaccacgagaatCTTTCCGACTATTCTCCGACCTTAGAACGAGATGGTGGGATCcgatgagtgactaatttggagaggaataTGTTAAGGTTTGAGAGAGCTTTAGGCctaagatttttctaaaaaatctcATAAGTCTCCACTTTGCCAAGAAGAACCAAATATCATAGAACTCTTTTACTTATAGGTCATTTCATGCATGACATgcaaatttgagtttgatgagaatttgacactaaaaaaaactactaactcaaagtgggattaagTGGGGCAAGTGTCtccaaatgaagacaacacttaccAATTCAATAGTTGGAATTTCCCACTCACAAatattggatctttccactagcttggtcaaagtttgactctcaaagtccaaagtcaataaattttacttttgactttcaaaaattaaaagtcaACCATTTGACTTCCATCACATTTTctacctagtcaacaatttgacttttaatgcaaatttgaccaattccatttaatttcaaaattaattctaataatcaattttaaaattaaattaatattaaataattaatttaatattaaatcctacactaatcccaatttatatgaatcccTCCTccctctttatgtttaattcacaattaaacattaggttaaatatatcgtatatatttaacgctttgctCGAAAAACCGAATttactgttctaaggtttagtccgatatgagctagtaggggacctcatgaacctaccgatcatgggctctaacgatccgcaattaactgactaaactctttaatctaattaacaactattcattaactaccgggtcactcaactaaagcccaatagttgcatttctcttactgtagatatattatgtccactcgatataaccatgattaggaagttaacccttcacaagttgtttgtaataacggctgggtcaaaagctgttttatccctgattacatcttgctccttaagacccaatgatcatctaatgaacaattggtttgtgatccaatcactgaatcgagtccctctcggatcaatgagagggtggggcccattgttcaagacctagagtcggcacttaagggaacaacctctctactatccctagaagcgggtaggagtgaattccgtcttgcaccttatgtccctagctatctacccggtcttacccttgaaatgggaggcttatttgagccagcgctgttgaaccaacccccacccatgcaaatctaaagataatcccgaataaacaggaattcataagtagctcaggattaaggtcaaggtacaaaaaatggaaaaataaaaagaaaagaaaaaaaaattgtgatacATGTAAAGTTGTACAacaagaataatttttttttttggtgaatGCCTAAACCTCtaaatgccaaaaaaaaaaaaaaaaaaaaaaattcattaagagaaataaaataCTACAAAAAGGATgagaaataaaatatcacaaaaaGGATGTggctaattttctttttctttttccattccaGTCAGTGAATAACACAACATGTAAACATCCAATCTcaagaaaagaaattacatgtcaattactttttagttatattttctttttctcatattTCCCTGGTGTGACCACTTAAACActccgaaaaaaaaaaaaaaacttcatagTAACCAAAACCTTATATTAATCCAAACTAGCCATATACAATAATGGAGCAATGTATTTTTGGTGCATAGTTATTCCCAATCATGAATCAAAACATCAATGTGATTAGTGTTGTCTTTCAAATAAATCCCATCATCTTTAGCAATCCACATGCAGTTAGAATCGTAGCACATATTATAGAGCCAAACTGATATGCTCTCAATCCAAAAGGTTTGGAATGATGAATGTTGTGCATTTGGCTTCTTCAAGTAATACCAGAACAACGTCGTATTAAAAAACTATACTCTAAATCTCCAATTGAATTCACTTCCAACACTAAGCTTCTGTTCTCCTAAATCATTGTATTTAGATTTGCAATGAACATATAGCATTCGGCCATAGCCTAGCCCATTCACAACGTGGATCTACCATTTTGCAAGATCTGCAACCTTGGTTTCAGTAAGTATTGCCAAAAACAACACAACACAAACACCACCACACATTGTTTGTTCATACGTCTGATTTCCACTTGGTTCATCATATTGTACTTGGAAAACCTCTTTGAGATTGCTTTTAAAATTGGGATGTTGCATGACCAATAGTGTAATGGATTTTTATGCAACCCCATTTGgaaaaaaatctataaactatttgttgggtcatgtgtcctaaaactcgcattTTGTAAAGTAAAacacattctattatcaataaagatgttattcaacatttcttcaataaagttgttattgaatctttaaattgcattcgtaaagtctaaatccaataaactaagatccatggctattacatgaatacttgaactttacgtAGAGACAtcaagatggatcaagttcgagtaaatagccaaaatggtctatagtatacaaataagatttggtgccttattttggtaacactattggatgcgacctactctatagcggttacaagttgttgtaaaggtgctacaaacgaaatgatcctgatttgttcatgtattgacatgaggattAGGAGCGTCCtatataatgagtttgcataagatcgtaccaagaaataagtcactcttactttataatgctgtttactgtttaagactgactatttcgcttagatgacctaggtaactcaatcttaatactgagctaattatgaactcctgtttatttgggtttatccttagattttcatgggtgagggctggcccaacagcgccagctcaataagcttcccatttcaggagtaagaccgagtagatagttggggacataaggtataagatggaatttacgcctacccgatttaaggataggagaaaagttgttctcttaagtactgaatctaggtcttgaacaagggacatcaccctctcattggcccgagagggatccaatttagtgattggatcataaaccaatttttCCTTAGAGAATCAATAGGAACTTAAAGAGCAAGACGTAatattgggggtaaaacaacatattgacccaaccgAACGAAAAACTTGTGAAGAGTTGACTTACTGTTCATGATTAAATCacgtggacacaaatatatcaacagtgaggagagtgcaactatcaagctatagtggtgtgacttgatagttaacgaatactgattaatttggtctaaagagtgtTAGCCAATTAaccttaaatcgttggagctcatgatctgtaggtccataagatccctctagTAGCTCATAAAACAGGAAtgccttgaattattaaattgagtgaatttggaataatatcaatttgaaatgttcaaattgaatttcaatttgaaaatgttcaaactgaaattagggtttgtataattatattagatatgataaacgtttaattttttgaaattaaacgtaattggagtgttaattatatttaaatattaattacatgaataagatttatatttaaaattaattgtgtgattaatttaatatttgatattcaattaattaatattggtaaatatgtttaattaattaaaaatcaaattaatttccaattttaaattcaatttaagaaatcgaattttgtaat
This region includes:
- the LOC120085243 gene encoding PR5-like receptor kinase isoform X1, whose product is MIEIALLCQSSSSLFPPDPPGSGGDDPVKSFTVLYVVGSVVSLVVFVVIAICAFKFAKKAAPGVVRELRNITAPPMTGPPITAPYRPAPPRPASPPPELSMASAAIWRVDAPTMEKFFRKIAEEKPVRFTADQLYTFTSNYSTRLGSGGFGEVYKGKFPNGVNVAVKVLKRSSDKRAEEQFMAEVGSICRTYHINLVRLYGFCYDHFMSALVFEYLENGSLDKYLFGKRKEIEWRKLHDIAIGTARGLAYLHEECQQRIIHYDIKPANILLDANFFPKVGDFGLAKLCNRDNTHISFSGYRGTPGYSAPEFLLINYPITHKCDVYSFGMVLFEIIGRKSNADTTVSGNPDWFPQHVWDAYEYGKLEELIVGCGIGEEDKETANRACEVAFWCVQDSPDGRPPMSAVVKMLEGGVEIMPPAKPFQYLNPMRMGNNSTSSQQTSSTSSDSSTSRDTNSQWYRKTTTIMRKYEIQMASS
- the LOC120085243 gene encoding PR5-like receptor kinase isoform X2 → MTGPPITAPYRPAPPRPASPPPELSMASAAIWRVDAPTMEKFFRKIAEEKPVRFTADQLYTFTSNYSTRLGSGGFGEVYKGKFPNGVNVAVKVLKRSSDKRAEEQFMAEVGSICRTYHINLVRLYGFCYDHFMSALVFEYLENGSLDKYLFGKRKEIEWRKLHDIAIGTARGLAYLHEECQQRIIHYDIKPANILLDANFFPKVGDFGLAKLCNRDNTHISFSGYRGTPGYSAPEFLLINYPITHKCDVYSFGMVLFEIIGRKSNADTTVSGNPDWFPQHVWDAYEYGKLEELIVGCGIGEEDKETANRACEVAFWCVQDSPDGRPPMSAVVKMLEGGVEIMPPAKPFQYLNPMRMGNNSTSSQQTSSTSSDSSTSRDTNSQWYRKTTTIMRKYEIQMASS